One Halobacterium wangiae genomic window, CAACAAACAGTCCAGAGCTCGCCTCTAGAGAGAAGCAACACCAGCAACGAATCGTAGACCGTAATCTCGTAACGAGTCGACCTAGGCGCGTTCGCCACACTGCATGACCAAACTCAGATACGGCCAAGTTCACTAAGATACGGAGAGCTGCCGTATCCGACAATTCTTACCCGGTGAAAGTCAGCGGGCGCGAAGGGCGTTCGTTCGACCCACGAACGAATCGTCCTTAGGGACGTGAGACGGCTAAATCTGGGCGACTCAGATTCGTCTTCTCACCGGACGACGAGTCGCTACGTACAGACCACCCACTCACCAAACGGTACCGAAAAAGATAATGATATCAAAGTGAGCAAGCATGCAGAAGATGATGCCCTCCACTCGGCGGACGTTTCTTGGCCTTCTCGGAGCGAGTTCGATCGGTGGTCTCACTGGCTGTAGCAGATTCGTCGAGACGTCGCCGCCACCGGTCACCATCGAGGTCGGTGGACAGTTCGAGAACCAACACCCGGTTGAATTGGAGGTTCTTCCTGAAACGGTTGAGTCCGGGCTCTCAGAGAACATTCTCTACAGGGGAACGTTCGATGTTGGCCCGTCCGGCCCCGAAGAGGCGTTCACCGAAATCGAGGACGCGTTCGAGTCTCAGCGTGCTACTATCCGTGTATCACTAATGGGTGTCGGCGTCGTCGAGGAGTATACCTTCCTTCCAGATTGTCCACGAGATGCGACCTACGATGAGGTCCTTTACGTCACCTTCCATTCGCCGTTTACCGTAGCGTTCCTACAGAACCGGTGCCAGTAAGATAGGTGTCGGCATCATGGAGCGGCGACTTTGAGCCAGGACGGCCGAGCAGTGTGCAATTCTGCTTACCGGCAATTTCGGGAGATAGCCCTGTCGAATAATCCAGTCTTCTACGACACTCACTGTTGCTAGGTACAGGTGATAAAGCGAGCGTGGCAACCAATCAGGAGAGCTAAACAGTTTGCTGTTAGCACGTGTTATATGTCCCTGTCAAGAGACGTCCTCCTGTTCAGTATCGTGTTGATGCTGTGGGCAGTTCAAATTGAAGCCAGCGGATACGGTAGCTCGGGTGATATCGTTCTCGCCGCATTTGGGGTTGGGGTGGTTGGCCTTATTGGGAGTTTCCTCTCTTCGCTGTACGCTGTGAGTCAGAGTCCTGAACCCGACTCCTCTGAGTGATACGCATTCCTGTTTAGCAGCTATTTCCCGAAATATCCCTGTCGAATAATCCGGTGTTCTACGACATGGCCGCGGTTCATGCGGCAATCCCCCAGAATTAGGAGTGCGGGGAAGAGAAATTCCGTTAGCCTCTTCTTGGTGTTCTTGGATTTCCCACCATGGCTTCCGAGTTACCTAGGACTATCGCCAGCCTGGGTTTTATTGGTCTCATCTTTGGAGTCGCCTTTCTCAAAAGCCCAATCCGCGACGATTACCTCTGGCAGTTCCTTCTCCAGGTCTTCCTGTTCGGTGTGGTCGTCTTTGTTGCCGGTGTGCACTACGGAATGTCTCGTGGACAGCAATAGAGGGAAGTGAGCAACGTTCTTCGACTCGGCCGCTGTGTCGTTCCAAGCGACTTCGTGAAGCGGTTGAACCCACCCACGAGCGGATGGTTGACCACCAACAGGGCGCCACCGAGGAGGATGAAGAACCCGAAGAAGTTGCCGGACAGATCGACCATACGACGGGTCGTTGTCACGTCCACATAATTCCCCGGTGGGTGTCGCCTCCCACCGGAGTCGAGCGCGACCGCCTCTGTCGACCAGACAAGATATTTCCAGTCACGGCCACACCATCGACGCACGAGGTCCCCGTCGCTATGACTGGCCACACCATCCTCCCGATGGACGTCTAGCGTCCCTGGCTCTGGGTCGCCGGTATCGACGCCTGAGGCTTCGACCGAAGCCACGCCTCGAACCACTACACGAAGCGGGCGAAGCTCACGATTCAGCAGTTGAAAGTCACATTGTTGGTCGATACGAGAGCGAACGCAATTCTTGATCTGTACATAATGACGACCAGAAAACACGATACACAGATTGCACCAGCACTCATCAATCGGAACACCGACGATGTTGCGATTCTCCTCGGAGACAAGGGCTACGACGACCGGGAGATCCGCACGTTAGCCCGTGAAAAGGAGGTGCGTCCGCTCATCAAACACCGCGAGTTCTCGTCGCTCCACAAGGCGTGGAACGCGCGACTAGATGCTGATCTGTACGGCCAACGAAGCCAGAACGAGACAGTAAACTCCCGGCTCAAGCGCAAGTACGGTGCGTTCGTCCGCTCACGGCACTGGTGGAAACAATTTCGAGAACTCACTATCACCTGCCTCATTCACAACCTTGACCGATCACTCTAATCGGTATATACAGGAGATAGATGAGTCAGCTTGGTGGGAAACTCACTTCGTTTCCCTCCTCACGGGGGTCAACGGCTTCGGTTGCCTCTGCTCGAAAGATGGTCTGATCGGTGATGAGATAGTTCGCGGCGTAGACCGGTGGGTCCGCGTGGCGCGTCTCGGTCGAATTCGGGTCGGGGTAATACCGGTACGCAGGCCCCTGGACCGTGAACCGAACTAGCCAACCGTCGTCCATCTGGGTCGCGGACTTCTCGACCAGTCCCTCGACGACGCCTACGTTGAGGGAGATGACGCGCTCGTACGTCTGGAGTACCCCCCGTTTGACGTAGGCTTTCTCGAACGCGATGGCGAATGCGAGCGCGGACTCGCTGGTGAACGACTTCGGTCGCTCGGGGCACGGTGGCTTCTCGACGTACGTTTCGGTTTCAGGTGGTGTGGTGGTCGCCGAAGGATGGGTGGTGGTCGACTGGTTGAGTGTGGGTGTCTGCCCGAGACAGCCTGCGAGCGTGAGAGTGGAGACGCTGAAGGCGAGGAACCGGCGGCGATTCATATAAGCACATATTCGACCAATTGATAAATATGCGGTGTAGAGAAAAAGCGCCGTTTTGCCTTTGCGCAGCGATTCCATCGTTCGGGGAGTAGTGGTCTGAACGAGCCAACCGCTGTCGAGATGTCGGCGTACGAACAGCACTTGGAGGCGAACGGTGATGACTGTTCACAAGGGGCCGCTCATTGGCGAGAGGGCGCTTGCGGGCATTAAATGTATCAGCTATGATTCACTGGAGAAGGCCAGCCCGTACGAGGGGCTGCTCGTGGATTCGTATGGCTCCACCGTCGAGTACGTTGACGCGACCGGTATGGACTCCGTCGACCCGGCAATCCCCGACGAGACGGTCTAAGGGTGGATGGAGTAGCCGACGAACCCTTGTTCTGGCTACTTGGCCTCGCTGCCATGGCCGAGGTATCTCTGCTGACCGGGTGTTTTGAATGACTTGAAGCTAACTTGAAGGAACGACGGTGACAGTATCAGAGACCGACTAGTATCGGGTGTCGGGGTTGGTGCTTAGCTCGTGGGTTTTTCGCCCCCTCAGGGGGTGCGGGGGACCTAGATAGGGGTTCTCCCGAGATTTCGTTATGTCAAAATGTGCGCTAGCCCAGTTAGAAGCGTCGAGTCGCGTGATCAAGCGAGCCCAGTACGAAGCCTTCGAATTCGAACTCCAAAATACTGGAGTACTAGTTCGGAATCACAGTCACGAGAACCCGAGTGAGCACGAGTATCTGGTGACGCTCAGGGATGGGATTCCCTCGAGTTGTGAGTGTCCGGCGAACGCGTGCTTCGAGGGCGCGTGCAAGCACCGTGTGGCGGTTGCAATCCGCAAACCCATCCTTGAGGCTGCAACCAGTCAGGAGCTCGTGGCTGACGGCGGCCCAACCACGGAGAGCAGTACTGCGAGCAACCCCGGATTCTCGGAGGCGTCCGAGGACGAATCCAAAACCGATTCTAGTCGGGTTGATTGTGATTGTTCGGGTCTCTCCGGGGAGTTTCCGTGCTGGGAGTGCTATCGGAATGGACGAAAAGAGCTGCCCTAATAACTCTCGTCTTGGAAGGTATCGTGGGCCCTGGTTGCTGTTCGGGAACACATACTACGTGCGCGTAGGAGGCTATCCTACTCCTTTTCGGGTGATTCGGGCGTGTCCCCGCACCTGAGTTTATCTGCCCCCGGGGGGTGCGGGGCGCTCTCCATCGTGTGTCCCGAGACGACTAATGTCTCTGAGTAACACCTACGAGTGTGGCTTCGACGAAGAGAACGGTAAAACAATCAGTAAGGACACCTGCCCGGAGTGCACGGGGAATCTTGGGGCTGATGGTGGCGAAATCAGTTGCATGAAGTGTGGGCTCATCATCGACGAAGAGCGCTTTGCGCGTGGTTGGGGCTGGGTGTCCTTTGAGGACGAGGCGAACCACCCGTTCGCGTAGTTGGGATACTCGTCCCGGAAGGAGGCTTATCTGGGTTCTGACTCGGAGAGAGCCTGTTAGCACGCTAATCTAGTGTCCAGTGTTGTCGTTGTGGCTTTGGTGAGCCGTAGCGTTATGCTTCCGTGACGCGTATCATTGTAGGATAGGACCGATGTCAGACCAGCCTAGGGGACAGTTCATCGTGTGGTTCGATGATCAGGAGGCGGAGGACCTCGGGGTCACTGGTGGGAAG contains:
- a CDS encoding SWIM zinc finger family protein, with the protein product MSKCALAQLEASSRVIKRAQYEAFEFELQNTGVLVRNHSHENPSEHEYLVTLRDGIPSSCECPANACFEGACKHRVAVAIRKPILEAATSQELVADGGPTTESSTASNPGFSEASEDESKTDSSRVDCDCSGLSGEFPCWECYRNGRKELP